Genomic window (Xylanimonas protaetiae):
CCGGGTCGCCGTCGTCGTGATGAGCCCAGCAACTCAGCCGGACCCCGTGCTCGCAGGCGCCGATCCGCGCGCGGGGCCGGCACGGCCGCTTGCCCTTCCGCGCCCGATGCACCGCCCCGAACGACGGTGCCGTCAGAGTGACGAACAGCAGCGGGTTCGCGCTGACGGACTCGGGCACGCCCTTGCCGCCGTAGAGCCCGGTCGAGATCAGCTCGAAGGTGTCGCGCGCATAGATCCGCGAGCATGCCGGGCAGACCTCGTCGCGCCGGTTGCCGCACGGCTTGTAGAGCAGCCCCAACGGCTCGTCGGCCGAGCGGAAGACGCTGAGGATCTCCCCGGTGTAGCGGTCGATCGTCGTCGAGCGGCCCGCCAGCCGGACCGGGTGCGAGCAGTTGCCCGCGCGGGCGAGCGTGTCGGCCAGGGCCGGCATCGTCCGGTCGGCCAGGCGACCCACGATGGACTCCGCCTCGAACGCCGCCAGGTCGCCCAGGTCGAGGGGAGCGTCGGGGGAGTGACCCCAGAAGCCATCGCGGGCCGCCGACATCAGGCCGGCTCCGGGTCGTCCCCGCCACGCGGGGTGCGAGGAGTCCGACGCACGTTGTCAGACGAGAGCGTGATGAGCTCGCCCGGCACTGTGTTCTCCGTCGTGGTCGGAGGTTCAGGAGGAGCGGGGTACCGCGACGCGACGAGCCGGATGAGGTCGTCGCTCCAGAAGTCCGCCCGCACACGCTCGACGACGCCGTCGTTGCCCACGACGTACCCCGCCCCCGGCATGGTCCGGTCGATCCGGTGCGCCGGGGCGAGATCCGCGTACCCGTCACCGAGCACCATGCGGGTCTCCGACGTCGACGCGACGCGCAGCGCAATGGTCTGCGTGAACAGCTCGCGCATCGCGACGGTCTCCTTGCGCGGGTCCTGCACGAACGCGACGACCATGACGCCGAGCGCACGACCCTGCGTGAGGATCCGCTTGAGCAGCGCCGAAGCCTCGCTGACGACGTCGCGCGACGCGTACCCGGTGAGCACGGCGAGCTCGTCGATCAGCAGGACGTGGGCAGGATCGCCAGCCGTCGCCTCGAACGTGCGCGCATGCCCGCGCATGCCCGCCTGCCGGGCCACGATCACCTGGTTCAGCGACCGAAGTAGTCGCAGCGCGGCCTGCTCGTCCATCGCGACGTGCGAGAACATCGCCGAGCCGACGGCCACTTCGACGCCGCCCTTGAGGTCGACGCCCCACAGCCGCACGAGGCCCGCGTGCGCGGCCGGCGCCAGGTTGCCCGCGATGCCCCAGAACACGGAGCCCTTACCGGAACCGGAACGGCCGACGACGAGGGTGTGGCTACCCGAGAGTTCAAGCCGCCAAGGTGCCCATCCGACCGCCGGCCCAGGGTGACGCCCTCGGTCTCGAGCTCGGTGGGCACGCGTGGCGTCGTCGGCTCGTGGATGAGCTCGCGCATCGTCAGGACCATCTCCACGACGCCGGGGCCCACCCGACGGGACTCCACGGCCTCCGCCTGCACCGCGGTAGCGATGGCGTCGGCCGCGTCCATCAGGACGTCGACGGTCTGGCCCATCACGGCGCGGACCGTGAGAGTGAGGGTGTTCCCCCGCGTGCGGACATGCAGCAGACGCGCGACGTCCTGCCGCCGGCTGCTCTCCCACGGCCAGACGAGCCCGCACCGCCGGGCGATCTTGGCCCAGTCCTTCCGCACCCGACGACGCCACGCACGACGACGCAGAGGCCCCCCGAGGACGGTCTCGTAGCTGAGCGGGCTGACAGCGTCCCACGCAGCGCGGACAGTGCTCCACACCGGGACGGACCAGAGCACCGCGAGCCCGGCCGCCTCGTGATCGGCGATCAACAGCAGGTCGCCGATCACGAGGCAGACGCAGACCGCGCGCCACGACTGGACGGTCCAGGCGATGGAGTTCCAGACCGCGGTGCCGAGCCGGCTCACGACGAGCCAGACGATCCGAAGGGTGGCCATCAGGCCGCCTCGCTCCCGACGAGTTCCCCTTCGATGACGCGAGCGTCGGAGTCCGGGAACGCCCGCACCGGCCGAACCATCTCTCCACCGCAGAACACCTGGAAGAGCGGGCACGGCCACTCGGCGCCCCACCACAGGGTGAAGGCGCCTCGTTCGAAGGTCGACGGGAAGTCGCTCACGTGCCCGAGACGCAGGCGGCGGGCCAGGTACTCCGCGTCCGCCTGGGTGGTCACGTGGAACGACAGCGCGGTGAGGCTGATGTGCACGGCCTCGACCCGACCGTCGACCCAGTTGACGATGTCGCCCACGATCTCCAGGAGCTCGCGCATCGTCGCATCAGGCTCGTTGCCCCACCTGGTCGTGGACATCAGGCCGCCGCCTTCGGCTCGGGCGGCTTGGCCGACGGTGCCGGCTGGGCCGCGTGGTTCGGGGACGCGAACCCGTCGGCCCGGAAGGACCAGGCGAGGCGCGGGTTCTGTCCGTTGGTGTCGACGTACGGCATCGCCGTCAGCCCGACGAACTCCACCGGCG
Coding sequences:
- a CDS encoding FtsK/SpoIIIE domain-containing protein, giving the protein MERWFGRCGRSRTPTLASSKGNSSGARRPDGHPSDRLARREPARHRGLELHRLDRPVVARGLRLPRDRRPAVDRRSRGGRARGALVRPGVEHCPRCVGRCQPAQLRDRPRGASASSCVASSGAEGLGQDRPAVRARLAVGEQPAAGRRASAACPHAGEHPHSHGPRRDGPDRRRPDGRGRRHRYRGAGGGRGVPSGGPRRRGDGPDDARAHPRADDATRAHRARDRGRHPGPAVGWAPWRLELSGSHTLVVGRSGSGKGSVFWGIAGNLAPAAHAGLVRLWGVDLKGGVEVAVGSAMFSHVAMDEQAALRLLRSLNQVIVARQAGMRGHARTFEATAGDPAHVLLIDELAVLTGYASRDVVSEASALLKRILTQGRALGVMVVAFVQDPRKETVAMRELFTQTIALRVASTSETRMVLGDGYADLAPAHRIDRTMPGAGYVVGNDGVVERVRADFWSDDLIRLVASRYPAPPEPPTTTENTVPGELITLSSDNVRRTPRTPRGGDDPEPA